In one Castor canadensis chromosome 15, mCasCan1.hap1v2, whole genome shotgun sequence genomic region, the following are encoded:
- the Wnt9a gene encoding protein Wnt-9a, whose protein sequence is MLDGSLLARWLAAAFGLTLLLAALRPSSAYFGLTGSEPLTILPLTLEPEVAAQAHYKACDRLKLERKQRRMCRRDPGVAETLVEAVSMSALECQYQFRFERWNCTLDGRYRASLLKRGFKETAFLYAISSAGLTHALAKACSAGRMERCTCDEAPDLENREAWQWGGCGDNLKYSSKFVKEFLGRRSSKDLRARVDFHNNLVGVKVIKAGVETTCKCHGVSGSCTVRTCWRQLAPFHEVGKHLKHKYETALKVGSTTNEATGEAGAISPPRGRASGAGSSDPLPRTPELVHLDDSPSFCLAGRFSPGTAGRRCHREKNCESICCGRGHNTQSRVVTRPCQCQVRWCCYVECRQCTQREEVYTCKG, encoded by the exons GCTGACAGGTAGTGAGCCCCTGACCATTCTCCCACTGACCCTGGAGCCCGAGGTTGCTGCCCAGGCGCACTACAAGGCCTGTGATCGCCTGAAGCTAGAACGCAAGCAACGTCGTATGTGCCGCCGGGACCCCGGCGTGGCTGAGACACTGGTGGAGGCCGTGAGCATGAGTGCACTTGAGTGCCAGTACCAGTTCCGTTTTGAGCGCTGGAACTGCACCCTGGATGGCCGTTACCGTGCTAGCCTGCTCAAACGAG GCTTCAAGGAGACCGCCTTCCTCTACGCCATCTCCTCGGCTGGCCTGACACACGCGCTAGCCAAGGCGTGCAGTGCAGGACGCATGGAGCGCTGCACGTGTGATGAAGCACCTGACCTGGAGAACCGAGAGGCCTGGCAGTGGGGTGGCTGTGGAGACAACCTCAAGTACAGCAGCAAGTTTGTCAAGGAATTCTTAGGCAGGCGGTCTAGCAAGGATCTGCGAGCCCGGGTGGACTTCCACAACAACCTCGTGGGTGTGAAG GTGATCAAGGCTGGAGTGGAGACCACCTGCAAGTGCCATGGCGTGTCGGGCTCCTGCACAGTGCGGACCTGCTGGCGGCAGCTGGCACCCTTCCATGAAGTAGGCAAGCACCTGAAACACAAGTATGAGACTGCACTTAAAGTGGGCAGCACCACCAATGAAGCCACTGGTGAAGCAGGTGCTATCTCCCCACCGCGGGGCCGGGCTTCGGGGGCAGGCAGCAGTGACCCACTTCCCCGTACTCCAGAGCTTGTGCATCTGGATGACTCACCCAGCTTCTGCCTGGCTGGCCGCTTCTCCCCAGGTACAGCTGGCCGCAGGTGCCACCGTGAGAAGAACTGTGAGAGTATTTGCTGTGGCCGTGGCCACAACACACAGAGCCGAGTAGTGACAAGACCCTGTCAGTGCCAGGTACGCTGGTGCTGCTACGTGGAGTGCAGGCAATGCACACAGCGAGAGGAGGTCTACACCTGTAAGGGCTGA